One Aquarana catesbeiana isolate 2022-GZ linkage group LG11, ASM4218655v1, whole genome shotgun sequence genomic window carries:
- the LOC141113014 gene encoding microtubule-associated protein 1 light chain 3 gamma-like yields the protein MSPLGSSTSLELNLLSFKQRKRLDSRIHEVNRVKSKFPCKIPVIVERSGREKLLPQLQKIKFLVPPEITMGQFVDMIRSRLSLPPSCSLCVMVNERQMASLSMTMLEVYTTHRDQDGFLYVTYMSHEVFG from the exons ATGTCCCCACTTGGGAGCAGCACCAGCCTGGAACTAAACCTATTATCCTTCAAGCAAAGAAAACGACTAG ACAGTCGAATCCATGAGGTAAACAGAGTAAAGAGCAAATTCCCCTGCAAAATTCCG GTTATAGTGGAGAGAAGTGGTCGTGAAAAATTGCTGCCTCAACTTCAGAAAATCAAATTCCTAGTTCCCCCGGAAATCACCATGGGACAGTTTGTCGATATGATCAG GAGCAGACTCTCCCTGCCTCCCTCCTGCTCTCTATGTGTAATGGTCAATGAACGTCAAATGGCCAGTTTATCAATGACCATGCTGGAGGTATATACTACACACCGGGACCAAGATGGTTTTCTCTACGTGACTTACATGTCTCATGAAGTGTTTGGTTGA